The Pseudanabaena yagii GIHE-NHR1 genomic interval GGCAGTTTAGGGCGGACTTATAACAGCCTTGGTAAATATGGCAAAGCGATAGGGTATTTACAGCAAAGCTTAGAATTGGCAAGAGAAATTAAAGACCGCCTAGGGGAAGAACAATGGATTGGAAATTTGGGGATCAGTTATAAAAATCTTGGTAAATATGACAAAGCTATTGAGTACTACTTGCAAAGCTTAGTGATCGCGCGGGCAATTGAAGATCGACAAGGGGAAGAAAAGTGGCTGGGCAGTCTAGGATTTGCTTACGATGCCCTTGGTAAATATGACAAAGCTATTGAGTACTATCTGCAAAGTTTAGCGATCGCAAGGGAAATTAAAGACTTTTATGGTGAGGGGCAATTGTTGGGGAATCTGGGAGTTGCTTACCATGGACTTGGCAAATATTACAAATCAATTAATTACCAACTGCAATATTTAGCAATTGCAAGGAAAATTAAAGACCGTTTTGGAGAAATGCAGGCTTTACATAATTTAGGCTATGCCTACCTCAATTTGCATCAAGATCGTGAGGCAATGATTTATCTTCAACAAGCTTTAGCTATCGCTAGAGATATAGGCGATCTCAATACCGAAAGATACTTACTGGGAAGTATAGGACAAGTCTTATCTAACCAACAAGAGATTGAACTTGCGATTCTCTTTTACAAGCAAGCAGTTAATATTCGCGAAGTTATTCGTAAAGATATTCGTAAACTTGATAAAGATGTTCAAAAATCCTATTTAGATACTGTTGAAGATAATTACCGTAATCTCGCTGAATTGCTACTAAAACGCAACCGTATTTACGAAGCTCAGCAAGTTCTTGATCTACTCAAAGTTGAAGAACTCAGCGACTATCTCCGTACTGTACGGGGCAATAGTATTACTGAAAAAGGAACGGCATATCGTCGCCCAGAAGAAATTTTTATTGCGCTCTCCCTTGAACTTGATAGCTTACAAAAACGGAAACTCAAAAATCAACTCACCGATACTGAACAGCAGCGCCTCAATCAATTGATTCAGTTTGAACAGGAACAGAATAAACAATTTACGGCTTTCCTAAAGAGTGATGCTGTTCAATCCTTAGTTAAAGAACTGCGCCGCACTGAAGAGCAACAAAACCTTGATGTTAAAAATTTTCGCAACCTTCGTACTGATATACTCGCCAAACATCCAAATGCGGTTTTGCTCTATCCTCTCATCCTTGACAATAGTCTTGAATTAATTCTGATTACTGCCAAAACTCCTCCTATTCATCACTCTATTCCCATTAAGGGCGAAAAAGTAAATCAAGAAATAATGGATTTTAGATCTGGGCTAAGAGATGTTTCATCTCAAGATGTCAAAGAGTCAGCTCAGAATCTTTATGACTTGTTAATCAAGCCATTAGAACTAGAACTTAATCAACTTAAAATCGATACAATTGTCTATGCTCCCGATGGACAACTACGCTATATTCCTCTTGCTTCACTCTATGATGGCAAGCAATGGTTAATTGAAAAATATCGCATTGATAATATTACCTCTGAATCACTCACTAAATTTAATAAAACACCGATCGCTACACCACATATTTTTGCTGGTGCTTTTGGCAGTAAAGAAAAGGATGGATTTATAGGTTTGCCTTCTACTCTAGTGGAGGTGAAAAAAATTGCGGATCGTTTCACTAATACAAATACTGTTGTTGAATCTGCTTTCACTAAAACTGTGACTGAAAATAATGCCAACTCATACACGATTTTACACTTAGCCACTCATGGACATCTCTCCAGTGAAAAGCCTGAAGACTCTTTTATTCTCTTTGGTGATGGACAAAAAGCCACGCTTTCTGATATTGGCTACTGGACTTTAACTAATGTGGATTTAGTCGTTCTAAGTGCTTGTGAATCTGGGCTAGGCAGTAAATTAGATAATGGGATAGAAGTTCTCGGCTTAGGTTATCAAATGCAAGCCGCAGGGGCAAGAGGGGTAATTTCTTCACTTTGGCAAGTAAGTGATGAAGGAACTCAGGCTTTAATGGATGCTTTTTATGCTGAATTAAAAAAAAGTGATGTGACTCTCTCCGAAGCTTTGAGAATGGCTCAGGTGAAAATGATTCATAGCAATTTCTCCCATCCCTTCTACTGGTCTGCGTTTATTTTGATTGGCAATGGTTTATAAATCTGCACTCATTCCCAGATCGAGAGTAACTTTAATTTTAGCAGCATCTGAGGTTTCTGTGGCAAAGGCGATCGCAGTTGCCGCTCCCATAGAATGTCCGCCCATGCCGAGTTTTGCTTGATCAAAGAGTTCAGGATGTTGCTTCACATAAGAAAATACCAATTTCGCATCCTGAAGATTTTCTTCTGCACTAAAAGTTCTTGGATAGGACTCGCCAAATCCTCCAGAATCAAAGGTTAAAGCTGCAATTCCATGACGAGCTAACTCCAAAGCAAGTGGTTCCACCATCTCCTTAGAAGAGCTAACTCCATGCCAGAGAATCATCATCGGATAGGGTGCTGTTTGATTGGGCAAATAAAGTCTACCGACAAGAGCACGATCGCGATCGTGGTGAAGATTAATGGTTTTCGTTATGATCGTATGGGGATAAAAAACTTGATAGAGCAATAATCCGATGATTAAAGCGATCGCACCTAACCACAGCCCCAGTCTTGTAAATAATCTATGCATATTAATTAGGGATACAAAAAAGATGCCATCTTGCTTCTGTTAACTTTGTACTTCTAATTATTAACTGGGAAGGGAGTAGGTGATGTGTATACTTCTAACAATCCATTCAATATCATATGTTTAGGATTTTGCGATTTAATAAAGAACCAAACTTTTTGTGACGAGGTAGGGGACTTGACGAGAAAAAAGGTACCACCGAGTTTGTATGGCTTCGACTTCGCTCAGCCAACGTTGGCTGAGCGAAGTCGAAGCCGTAGGTACTTTAATTAATCGTAAGTCCCTAAAGCCTTGCCACAAAAAATCGTTCTGTGTCTCTGATTGCTACATAAAAGATTTTAATTCTTGGATGATCTGCTATGCCTGAACCAATTCTTATTCTTTATAACCAGCCGCAACCTAAAGCGATCGCTACCAATGTACGTCAATCACGGGTAGATGAATTTTTGGATTCGAGATCTCTGCAACCCAAAAGTCGCAAAGCATATCAAGCGGATTTACAGATTTTTATGGATTGGTGCGATCTCCCTTGGGCTGATGTCAGTCGTCGCAAAGTAACGCAGTTTAAAACCTTTTTACTAAAGGAACGCGGATTAGCTCTCAGTTCCCTCAATCGGGTGCTGTGTACACTCAAGTCCTTTTATCGCTGGATGTTGCTATCAGAATATATCACCGCCGATCCTACTATTGGTATTCAACAGGAACGCTTGCCTGAGCCTGATTCTCAAGACTTGGAAGATGAGGAGGTCGTGCGAATTTATGAAGCGATTAATTTAAGTAAAGTTGTCTTACGCGATCGCGCATTGTTTTCCGTTCTTTTGCATGGGTTGAGAGCCGAAGAGGTCTGCCGCTTGAATATTGAGGACTATTGCAATGGAGAATTAGTAATTAAAGAGGCAAAATGGGATAGCAAAGGAGAAGTACCCCTCACTAAGCTGGGGATACAGGATTTAGATGCCTATTTAGATTGGCGTAAAGAAAAAGAAGATGAGTTATTACCCGAAAGTCCTTTATTTGTTTCCTATTCCAATCGTAGTCAGGGTAAGCGCTTGACCTATTGGGGCATTCGTCATGTGATGGATGACTTAGCTGAGAAGACAGGTATTGCGCTCCATTCCCATCGAGGAAGACATACCTTTGCTACAAATTTAATCGTGAAATATGAGTTAGATCCCTCCTTAGCAATGGAATTAACCCGCCATCGCGATATTCGCAGTTTTAAACGCTATACCAATCGCAAAAATAAATTGGCTGCCAAACGTGCTTTCCTAAGAGCAGCCGAAAAATTGCAGTAACCTTACATTGCAATAAAAGAACGAATGAATTTAAGAGTGTTGCGTGGCAACACTCTTAAAATTCATTCGTTCTGATCAGAGGTTTCAGGTTCCTCGACAAAATTTGTCCATTCTGTATCCTCCAATCCATTAATCTGACGGTAGAACTTTTGTAGGTAACTTAAATCACTAGCAAATAAATTTTCGATTACTGTTGTGGTAATTTCTTCTAATCCCCCTAATTTAGTAATTACTCTTGCCAAAATAATCACAGTAGCGTAAGCAGGATTACTCCTCACACGCGGATCGCGCATTGGTGTAATTTCATCGATCGCTCTTGATAGACGCATCACACCTTTTCGATGTAAATTGCCATCACTATCGACATAGCCCTTGGGAAGCGTAAATTCAAACTCTGTTTGAATCATTGATTTTTAACTAATCCTTAAAAAGTCGTTCACGCTTAACTCTACCTCAGCCACTGCAAACTCACCACTATCTGCTTTAAAGTCAGAAATTTTATAGCGCACTGGCCAAGCCCCATTAAATCGAAATCTGGCTTTCTCGATTGCCGACTGATCGTAAACAGTGATATCACCATCTCGAAGCTGTTGCGTCCAATTCCCATCTTCAACTGCCTTGAGCCATTTCCACATGGTCATGGAAATAGTTAACCCTTGCTTGAGAATAATATTATCGCTCTTGACATTACCAGGAAGTTTAGTGCGGACAACACGTCCCTTACTGGAGGAGTTCTTTCCCCATACTTGGGGTGTCACTTCTACAATCTCGATCACTTCTTGGCTACGGGATAAACCACTACATTCCATAAAGTAGCCATCAATTTTTTCGAGACTACCCTGTAAAGTAATTTCCACATAAAACCTAGAACTAGCTAAAAATTCGACCTGTTGATCTTGAGCGCTAGCATCTGTTCCTGCCATGAAATCTCACCATTAAATGTAATAGTTTGTCCATTAGCGCTGGCTAATGGGCAAACCCATATCATTGATTAGCCATATTATTTGGTGCGGTGTAAAGACTCATACACAAATTCAATTGTTTCTGTGGCTAAACCTTCTGCACCTGCCTCTAGTTTAATGGATTTGTAACTTGCAGGCATAACTCCTTTCAGTTCCCAAACTGCTGCCGCTTCACCACCTTGATTGTATAGAGTAATTGTTGCTGTATCCCTTACCCCTTTAGTTTCTGAACCACCGCCACCGAGAGGCTCAGTGTGAGATGCACTGTACCACTTGATGAGGCGATCGTCCCCCACTGTACAGACAAACTCAACGGTAACTTTGCTATTAGTTACACCCGTTACAGTTGCTTGAATTACTGATTTTGCCCCTTTGGTGACTCCATAGGACTTAGAATCACCAGCAGTTTGCAAAGTAGAACTAATGCCACTTACGCTTTTGATCACTAAGTCTGGGTACTTACCCAACTCAAAACTGTACTTAGAGCAAGCTAAAACTTCACCTTTTGCCATAGTTTCTTGACCTCAAAAATTTATAGTCTGTGTCATCGAGCTTATTTCAGTCAGATGACCTTTGCTCTACTTGATACGGTTGATCTGCTCAGCAATAATTTCGTAGGTTTCAACTGCCAAGTCCTTGCTTTCAGAGTTAAAATCGCTCACTTTGTAGGATTTGATCCAACAGTTGATGAGATTCCAACGAATTACTTCGGTGTCTTCGCTGTCGTAGGCAACAATTGAGCCATTTTTACGATTGGAAGACCATTTCCCTTGACCACCTTCACTCTTAGGCATAGTGTTCAACATCCAATTGTAAAAATCCATGTCCCCTTCAGTAACATATACTTCAACGGTCACGTTAGGGTTCTCTTCAAATCCTGACGAAGTACTCTGCCAGAGGGTCTTACCACCTTTGGTGGAAGCAAGAGGTTTTTCATGCCCTGCGGTCTGTCCTGTAAAAGTTACTTCAGAAACACTTTTAATTAACTTGTCCGTCAATCCATCAAATTCTACATAGTATCGACTAGTAGGAATTGGTATAAGATCAGCCATTCTTCCTCCTTGAACTTTGTGTTATTGGGTGTTATTGCGCTGAATGATTGCTGAGTTATTGAATATTTAGGTGCTTGATTTGAATAATTAGGTAAATATTTAGCGATCGCCAAATATTTACCTAATTATTTTAAAATCTAAAACTATGCCTTCAAGAGAACCACAGCATAAATCTTAAGAAAGCGATAAATTTAGTCACATTATTTAGTCACATTATTCGGAGAAAAGAGAACCACTACGGTTCTCTTTTCTGCAAACTTAGCTATTAGGCGACCACTGGCTGACTCGGAAGATCACAAACTCAGCAGGTCGGACAGGGCAAATGCCAACTTCGATGAATAGACGACCCATCATCATGGTTTCGTTGGTATTGATCGAGGCATCGCATTTGACGTAAAACGCTTCGGATGCTGCGCCGCCAAACAATGCGCCATTGCGCCAGAGTCCTTCGAGGAAGTTGCTCACTGTGCGCGAGACTCTTGCCCAGAGGTCAGTGTCATTGGGTTCAAAGACGACCCATTGTGTACCGATCTCGATCGATTTTTCGATGTAGCTGATCAAGCGGCGGACACTGATATAGCGCCATTGAATATTGTCTGGTTCCACCAAGGTACGTGCGCCCCAAACTTTGAAGCCACGATTGTAGCTAGCAAAGTTGCGGATACAGTTGATACCAATGGGGTTCAAGAGTTCTTGCTCACGCATATTGGTTTCATAGGCTAAGCCAAGTACACCTCTGGGAGTGTCGTTAGCAGGAGCTTTGAATATACCGCGTGATTGGTCGGTGCGACACCAGAGACCCATGATGTGACCGCAGGGAGGAACGTAGGAGGGCTTGCCACCTTTGCGGGGGTTGGCAACCTTGATCCAAGGGTAGTAGAGTGCGCCAAACATGGAGCGACGGTTGAACATACTCAACCATTGGGCTACGTCTTGAGGCTTTTGGCGATCAGGAGGGACTGCTTCCATGCCCTTAGAGGGTTTGATCGGTGGGGGATCGATGACAGCCATACGGAAGGCAGGACCTGGGAAGGAGTTTTCGCACATGCTGAGCATCATTTCCATGACCCCGTGGACTTGATCGAT includes:
- a CDS encoding CHAT domain-containing protein, which gives rise to MTAQFYLVALALTGLWGLVEQFNVPSVSVYAQTIPDRKGDADQLSRLGNDQYQTSKFEAALQSYQQALTIYLEIRDRRGEEWMTGSLGRTYNSLGKYGKAIGYLQQSLELAREIKDRLGEEQWIGNLGISYKNLGKYDKAIEYYLQSLVIARAIEDRQGEEKWLGSLGFAYDALGKYDKAIEYYLQSLAIAREIKDFYGEGQLLGNLGVAYHGLGKYYKSINYQLQYLAIARKIKDRFGEMQALHNLGYAYLNLHQDREAMIYLQQALAIARDIGDLNTERYLLGSIGQVLSNQQEIELAILFYKQAVNIREVIRKDIRKLDKDVQKSYLDTVEDNYRNLAELLLKRNRIYEAQQVLDLLKVEELSDYLRTVRGNSITEKGTAYRRPEEIFIALSLELDSLQKRKLKNQLTDTEQQRLNQLIQFEQEQNKQFTAFLKSDAVQSLVKELRRTEEQQNLDVKNFRNLRTDILAKHPNAVLLYPLILDNSLELILITAKTPPIHHSIPIKGEKVNQEIMDFRSGLRDVSSQDVKESAQNLYDLLIKPLELELNQLKIDTIVYAPDGQLRYIPLASLYDGKQWLIEKYRIDNITSESLTKFNKTPIATPHIFAGAFGSKEKDGFIGLPSTLVEVKKIADRFTNTNTVVESAFTKTVTENNANSYTILHLATHGHLSSEKPEDSFILFGDGQKATLSDIGYWTLTNVDLVVLSACESGLGSKLDNGIEVLGLGYQMQAAGARGVISSLWQVSDEGTQALMDAFYAELKKSDVTLSEALRMAQVKMIHSNFSHPFYWSAFILIGNGL
- a CDS encoding phage tail protein — translated: MAGTDASAQDQQVEFLASSRFYVEITLQGSLEKIDGYFMECSGLSRSQEVIEIVEVTPQVWGKNSSSKGRVVRTKLPGNVKSDNIILKQGLTISMTMWKWLKAVEDGNWTQQLRDGDITVYDQSAIEKARFRFNGAWPVRYKISDFKADSGEFAVAEVELSVNDFLRIS
- a CDS encoding tyrosine-type recombinase/integrase, with product MPEPILILYNQPQPKAIATNVRQSRVDEFLDSRSLQPKSRKAYQADLQIFMDWCDLPWADVSRRKVTQFKTFLLKERGLALSSLNRVLCTLKSFYRWMLLSEYITADPTIGIQQERLPEPDSQDLEDEEVVRIYEAINLSKVVLRDRALFSVLLHGLRAEEVCRLNIEDYCNGELVIKEAKWDSKGEVPLTKLGIQDLDAYLDWRKEKEDELLPESPLFVSYSNRSQGKRLTYWGIRHVMDDLAEKTGIALHSHRGRHTFATNLIVKYELDPSLAMELTRHRDIRSFKRYTNRKNKLAAKRAFLRAAEKLQ
- a CDS encoding phage tail protein — encoded protein: MADLIPIPTSRYYVEFDGLTDKLIKSVSEVTFTGQTAGHEKPLASTKGGKTLWQSTSSGFEENPNVTVEVYVTEGDMDFYNWMLNTMPKSEGGQGKWSSNRKNGSIVAYDSEDTEVIRWNLINCWIKSYKVSDFNSESKDLAVETYEIIAEQINRIK
- a CDS encoding alpha/beta hydrolase, which gives rise to MHRLFTRLGLWLGAIALIIGLLLYQVFYPHTIITKTINLHHDRDRALVGRLYLPNQTAPYPMMILWHGVSSSKEMVEPLALELARHGIAALTFDSGGFGESYPRTFSAEENLQDAKLVFSYVKQHPELFDQAKLGMGGHSMGAATAIAFATETSDAAKIKVTLDLGMSADL
- a CDS encoding phage tail protein, which codes for MAKGEVLACSKYSFELGKYPDLVIKSVSGISSTLQTAGDSKSYGVTKGAKSVIQATVTGVTNSKVTVEFVCTVGDDRLIKWYSASHTEPLGGGGSETKGVRDTATITLYNQGGEAAAVWELKGVMPASYKSIKLEAGAEGLATETIEFVYESLHRTK